From the genome of Zonotrichia albicollis isolate bZonAlb1 chromosome 20, bZonAlb1.hap1, whole genome shotgun sequence, one region includes:
- the PAQR7 gene encoding membrane progestin receptor alpha: MATVVPGKLSQLLLSVRQLPGLPGPLSPGTVSSAEVPAVFWKPYIHRGYRPVRQTWRYYFSTLFQQHNEAVNVWSHLAAALALLLRLLRLWQRVDFGQDAHARPLLIILAAAITYLTFSSLAHLLQAKSEFWHYSFFFMDYVGVAVYQYGSALGHFYYAIEPGWHRRVRGFFLPLAAALAWLSCAGSCYAKFRFHPRCPLPGRLCQELPSGLAYLLDISPVLHRLATAARPDPALLYHKCQVLFFLLAAFFFSHPYPEKWFPGRCHFVGQSHQIFHVFLVLCTLAQIEAVVLDYESRREIYSSLQRGLAHNFSALFLLTVACSVLTAAYMARRVKHKLGLKEE, encoded by the coding sequence ATGGCCACGGTGGTGCCGGGGAAGCTgagccagctcctgctcagtGTGAGGCAGCtgccggggctgccggggccGCTGTCGCCGGGCACGGTGAGCAGCGCCGAGGTGCCCGCCGTGTTCTGGAAGCCCTACATCCACCGCGGCTACCGGCCCGTGCGCCAGACCTGGCGCTATTACTTCTCCACGCTGTTCCAGCAGCACAACGAGGCCGTGAACGTGTGGTCGCACCTGGCGGCCgcgctggcgctgctgctgcgccTGCTGCGCCTCTGGCAGCGCGTGGACTTCGGGCAGGACGCGCACGCCCGGCCCCTGCTCATCATCCTGGCCGCCGCCATCACCTACCTGACCTTCAGCAGCCTGGCGCACCTGCTGCAGGCCAAGTCCGAGTTCTGGCACTACAGCTTCTTCTTCATGGACTACGTGGGGGTGGCCGTGTACCAGTACGGCAGCGCCCTGGGCCACTTCTACTACGCCATCGAGCCGGGCTGGCACCGCCGCGTCCGCGGCTTCTTCCTGCCGCTGGCGGCGGCGCTGGCCTGGCTGTCCTGCGCCGGCTCCTGCTACGCCAAGTTCCGCTTCCACCCGCGCTGCCCGCTGCCCGGGcgcctgtgccaggagctgccctcGGGGCTGGCCTACCTGCTGGACATCAGCCCCGTGCTGCACCGCCTCGCCACGGCCGCGCGCCCCGACCCCGCCCTGCTCTACCACAAGTGCCAGGTGCTCTTCTTCCTCCTGGCTGCCTTCTTCTTCTCCCACCCCTACCCCGAGAAGTGGTTCCCGGGCCGGTGCCACTTCGTGGGGCAGAGCCACCAGATCTTCCACGTGTTCCTGGTGCTGTGCACGCTGGCGCAGATCGAGGCCGTGGTGCTGGACTACGAGTCCAGGAGGGAGATCTACTCCTCCCTGCAGCGGGGCCTGGCTCACAACTTCTCTGCCCTGTTCCTGCTCACCGTCGCCTGCTCCGTCCTCACAGCCGCCTACATGGCCCGCAGGGTGAAGCACAAGCTGGGCCTCAAGGAGGAGTAA
- the LOC141731311 gene encoding uncharacterized protein LOC141731311 gives MRRRRGGGAAPAEACGVWLDTAELKRGRARPLTLRAPRSAGRKQSLGLLPQPGSGDSNPRHSSSSWQSSILSFFSPQPDDKENIRPSARCEEPRVKILPLPQLEGAQQEPPGAGQGLQGPARAAQTALELRVGSQGLSRASPGAGGHSWDKPCVSPAGTAPGARTTLPCPGAGAGGTNPALGAAPGRGCCSTQSPGTAQPLRERGQVRVGPGRESQGCRDRDRDWDSAHRDRDTQSPNRDRGRDWDSAHRDRNSPNRDRDRDWDGAHRDSPNRDRDSPRQVLCQGSRDRDSAHRDRDTQSPNRDRDIQSPDRDRDSPNRDRDTQSPNRDRDKDRASPRDTPSPIRTSPSPSRDRDSPRFPLRVTPSPPEPPELGSEPLFTQDSEGNRVIKHW, from the exons ATgaggcggcggcgcgggggcggcgcggccCCGGCCGAGGCCTGCGGGGTGTGGCTGGACACGGCGGAGCTGAAGCGGGGCCGGGCGCGG cccctcacgcTCAGAGCACCCAGGAGTGCAgggaggaagcagagcctggggctgctcccacagcccGGCAGCGGGGACAGCaaccccaggcacagctccagctcctggcagagctccatcctcagcttcttCAGCCCCCAGCCAG ATGACAAAGAGAACATCAGGCCCTCTGCTCGCTGTGAGGAGCCCAGGGTGAAGatcctgcccctgccccagctggagggagcccagcaggagccccccggggctgggcagggcctgcagggcccagcccgGGCAGCACAAACAGCGCTGGAGCTCAGGGTGGGCTCCCAGGGGCTCAGCAGAGCCTCCCCCGGCGCTGGGGGGCATTCCTGGGACAAACCCTGCGTGTCCCCTGCAGGAACGGCCCCAGGGGCCAGGACaactctgccctgccctggagccggggctgggggcacaaacccggccctgggggctgctcccggccggggctgctgctccacacagagcccgggcacagcacagcccctgcgGGAGCGGGGCCAGGTCCGGGTGGGGCCCGGCAgggagagccagggctgcagggacagggacagggactgggacagtgcccacagggacagggacacccagagccccaacagggacaggggcagggactgggacagtgcccacagggacaggaacagccccaacagggacagggacagggactgggacggtgcccacagggacagccccaacagggacagggacagccccaggcaggtcctgtgccaggggagcagggacagggacagtgcccacagggacagggacacccagagccccaacagggacagggacatccaGAGCCccgacagggacagggacagccccaacagggacagggacacccagagccccaacagggacagggacaaggacagggccagccccagggacacccccagccccatcaggacctcccccagcccctccagggacagggacagccccaggttCCCCCTCAGggtcacccccagccccccggagccccccgagCTGGGCTCTGAGCCCCTGTTCACGCAGGACTCAGAAGGGAACAGGGTCATCAAGCACTGgtga
- the STMN1 gene encoding stathmin has product MATSDIQVKELEKRASGQAFELILSPRSKEAVAEFPLSPPKKKDVSLEEIQKKLEAAEERRKSHEAEVLKQLAEKREHEKEVLQKAIEENNNFSKMAEEKLTHKMEANKENREAQMAAKLERLREKDKHVEEVRKNKEGKDPGEAETD; this is encoded by the exons ATGGCTACTTCTG ACATCCAGGTGAAGGAGCTGGAGAAGCGAGCCTCCGGGCAGGCCTTTGAGCTGATCCTCAGCCCCCGCTCCAAAGAGGCCGTGGCAGAGTTCCCTCTGTCCCCCCCCAAGAAGAAGGATGTGTCCCTGGAGGAGATCCAGAAGAAGTTGGAAGCAGCTGAGGAGAGACGCAAG TCCCACGAGGCAGAAGTGCTGAAGCAGCTGGCCGAGAAGAGGGAGCACGAGAAGGAGGTGCTGCAGAAAGCCATCGAGGAGAACAACAACTTCAGCAAAATGGCAGAGGAGAAGCTGACCCACAAAATGGAAGCCAACAAAGAGAACCGTGAGGCACAAATGGCTGCCAAGCTGGAGCGCTTGCGGGAGAAG GACAAGCACGTGGAAGAGGTCCGAAAGAACAAAGAAGGCAAAGACCCCGGCGAGGCCGAGACCGACTGA